One stretch of Numenius arquata chromosome 8, bNumArq3.hap1.1, whole genome shotgun sequence DNA includes these proteins:
- the FNBP1L gene encoding formin-binding protein 1-like isoform X1, which yields MSWGTELWDQFDNLDKHTQWGIDFLEKYAKFVKERIEIEQNYAKQLRNLVKKYCPKRSPKDEEPRFTSCIAFFNILNELNDYAGQREVVAEEMGHRVYGELMRYSHDLKTERKMHLQEGRKAQQYLDMCWKQMDNSKKKFERECREAEKAQQSYERLDNDTNATKADVEKAKQQLNLRTHMADENKNEYAAQLQNFNGEQHKHYYIVIPQIYKQLQEMDERRTIKLSECYKGFADSERKVIPIISKCLEGMILAAKSVDEHRDSQLVIDCFKSGFEPPGDFPFEDYSQNIYRTISDGTISTPKQEGMRIDSKTTVGKAKGKLWLFGKKPKPQSPPLTPTSLYTSSTPNGSQYPIFSIEPVHYCMSDIKTGKPRIPSFRSLKRGWSVKMGPALEDFSHLPPEQRRKKLQQRIDELNRELQKETDQKDALIKMKDVYEKNPQMGDPGSLQPKLTETMSNMDRLRMEIHKNEAWLSEVEGKVAARSDRRHSSDINHLVTQGRESPEGSYTDDANQEVRGPPQQHAHPNEFDDEFEDDDPLPAIGHCKAIYPFDGHNEGTLAMKEGEILYIIEEDKGDGWTRARRHNGEEGYVPTSYIDVTLEKNSKGAVTYI from the exons gatcaGTTTGATAACTTGGACAAGCATACACAGTGGGGCATTGACTTCTTGGAGAAATATGCGAAATTTGTAAAAGAAAGGATAGAAATTGAGCAAAACTATGCAAAACAACTGAG AAATCTGGTTAAGAAGTACTGTCCTAAACGTTCACCCAAAGATGAGGAACCCAG GTTTACTTCGTGTATTGCCTTTTTTAACATCCTTAATGAGTTGAATGACTACGCAGGACAACGAGAAGTAGTTGCAGAAGAAATGGGACACAGAGTGTACGGAGAATTGATGAGATATTCTCATGATCtaaaaactgagagaaaaatg CATCTTCAGGAAGGGCGAAAGGCTCAACAGTATCTGGACATGTGCTGGAAACAGATGGATAAt AGCAAAAAGAAATTTGAGAGAGAATGCAGAGAGGCAGAGAAGGCACAGCAAAGCTATGAAAGACTGGACAATGACACTAATGCTACAAAGGCTGATGTTGAGAAG GCTAAGCAACAGTTAAACCTGCGCACGCATATGgctgatgaaaacaaaaatgaatatgCTGCACAACTACAGAATTTTAATGGAGAGCAACACAAACACTACTACATTGTCATTCCTCAGATTTATAAG CAACTCCAAGAAATGGATGAAAGAAGGACTATCAAACTTAGTGAATGTTACAAAGGCTTTGCTGACTCTGAGCGCAAGGTTATTCCGATTATCTCTAAATGTCTAGAAGGGATGATCCTTGCAGCAAAATCAGTTGATGAACACAGA GACTCTCAACTAGTGATAGACTGCTTCAAATCCGGTTTTGAACCTCCTGGAGATTTTCCATTTGAAGATTACAGTCAGAATATTTACAGAACCATCTCTGATGGAACCATCAGTACACCAAAGCAGGAAGGAATGAGAATTGATTCAAAAACTACAGTGGGCAAGGCTAAAGGAAAGCTGTGGCTATTTGGAAAGAAGCCAAAG CCACAATCCCCACCCCTAACCCCTACTAGTTTATACACATCCAGTACTCCTAATGGGTCCCAGTATCCCATATTCTCCATTGAACCAGTGCATTATTGCATGAGTGACATAAAAACAGGGAAGCCCAGAATTCCTTCTTTCAGAAGCCTCAAAAGAGGG TGGTCGGTGAAGATG GGCCCTGCACTAGAAGACTTCAGCCATCTCCCTCCGGAGCAAAGACGCAAGAAACTGCAACAGAGAATCGATGAACTCAACAGAgaactccagaaggaaacagaccAAAA AGATGCCCTTATCAAGATGAAGGatgtttatgaaaaaaatccccagatGGGTGATCCAGGCAGTTTGCAACCAAAATTAACTGAGACTATGAGCAACATGGACCGTCTTCGGATGGAAATACACAAGAATGAG gcgTGGCTCTCTGAGGTTGAAGGTAAAGTAGCAGCCAGAAGCGACAGGCGGCACAGCAGTGATATCAACCACCTTGTAACACAGGGCAGAGAGAG CCCTGAAGGGAGTTACACGGATGATGCAAATCAGGAAGTTCGAGGCCCACCACAGCAACATGCACATCCAAACGAGTTTGATGATGAGTTTGAAGATGATGATCCATTACCAGCTATAGGACATTGCAAGGCAATATATCCGTTTGATG GTCATAATGAAGGCACTCTAGCAATGAAAGAAGGGGAAATTTTGTACATTATTGAGGAGGACAAAGGAGATGGGTGGACAAGAGCTCGAAGACATAATGGAGAGGAAGGCTATGTGCCAACATCATATATAGATGTAACGCtagagaaaaacagcaaaggTGCAGTAACCTATATCTAA
- the FNBP1L gene encoding formin-binding protein 1-like isoform X2, which produces MSWGTELWDQFDNLDKHTQWGIDFLEKYAKFVKERIEIEQNYAKQLRNLVKKYCPKRSPKDEEPRFTSCIAFFNILNELNDYAGQREVVAEEMGHRVYGELMRYSHDLKTERKMHLQEGRKAQQYLDMCWKQMDNSKKKFERECREAEKAQQSYERLDNDTNATKADVEKAKQQLNLRTHMADENKNEYAAQLQNFNGEQHKHYYIVIPQIYKQLQEMDERRTIKLSECYKGFADSERKVIPIISKCLEGMILAAKSVDEHRDSQLVIDCFKSGFEPPGDFPFEDYSQNIYRTISDGTISTPKQEGMRIDSKTTVGKAKGKLWLFGKKPKGPALEDFSHLPPEQRRKKLQQRIDELNRELQKETDQKDALIKMKDVYEKNPQMGDPGSLQPKLTETMSNMDRLRMEIHKNEAWLSEVEGKVAARSDRRHSSDINHLVTQGRESPEGSYTDDANQEVRGPPQQHAHPNEFDDEFEDDDPLPAIGHCKAIYPFDGHNEGTLAMKEGEILYIIEEDKGDGWTRARRHNGEEGYVPTSYIDVTLEKNSKGAVTYI; this is translated from the exons gatcaGTTTGATAACTTGGACAAGCATACACAGTGGGGCATTGACTTCTTGGAGAAATATGCGAAATTTGTAAAAGAAAGGATAGAAATTGAGCAAAACTATGCAAAACAACTGAG AAATCTGGTTAAGAAGTACTGTCCTAAACGTTCACCCAAAGATGAGGAACCCAG GTTTACTTCGTGTATTGCCTTTTTTAACATCCTTAATGAGTTGAATGACTACGCAGGACAACGAGAAGTAGTTGCAGAAGAAATGGGACACAGAGTGTACGGAGAATTGATGAGATATTCTCATGATCtaaaaactgagagaaaaatg CATCTTCAGGAAGGGCGAAAGGCTCAACAGTATCTGGACATGTGCTGGAAACAGATGGATAAt AGCAAAAAGAAATTTGAGAGAGAATGCAGAGAGGCAGAGAAGGCACAGCAAAGCTATGAAAGACTGGACAATGACACTAATGCTACAAAGGCTGATGTTGAGAAG GCTAAGCAACAGTTAAACCTGCGCACGCATATGgctgatgaaaacaaaaatgaatatgCTGCACAACTACAGAATTTTAATGGAGAGCAACACAAACACTACTACATTGTCATTCCTCAGATTTATAAG CAACTCCAAGAAATGGATGAAAGAAGGACTATCAAACTTAGTGAATGTTACAAAGGCTTTGCTGACTCTGAGCGCAAGGTTATTCCGATTATCTCTAAATGTCTAGAAGGGATGATCCTTGCAGCAAAATCAGTTGATGAACACAGA GACTCTCAACTAGTGATAGACTGCTTCAAATCCGGTTTTGAACCTCCTGGAGATTTTCCATTTGAAGATTACAGTCAGAATATTTACAGAACCATCTCTGATGGAACCATCAGTACACCAAAGCAGGAAGGAATGAGAATTGATTCAAAAACTACAGTGGGCAAGGCTAAAGGAAAGCTGTGGCTATTTGGAAAGAAGCCAAAG GGCCCTGCACTAGAAGACTTCAGCCATCTCCCTCCGGAGCAAAGACGCAAGAAACTGCAACAGAGAATCGATGAACTCAACAGAgaactccagaaggaaacagaccAAAA AGATGCCCTTATCAAGATGAAGGatgtttatgaaaaaaatccccagatGGGTGATCCAGGCAGTTTGCAACCAAAATTAACTGAGACTATGAGCAACATGGACCGTCTTCGGATGGAAATACACAAGAATGAG gcgTGGCTCTCTGAGGTTGAAGGTAAAGTAGCAGCCAGAAGCGACAGGCGGCACAGCAGTGATATCAACCACCTTGTAACACAGGGCAGAGAGAG CCCTGAAGGGAGTTACACGGATGATGCAAATCAGGAAGTTCGAGGCCCACCACAGCAACATGCACATCCAAACGAGTTTGATGATGAGTTTGAAGATGATGATCCATTACCAGCTATAGGACATTGCAAGGCAATATATCCGTTTGATG GTCATAATGAAGGCACTCTAGCAATGAAAGAAGGGGAAATTTTGTACATTATTGAGGAGGACAAAGGAGATGGGTGGACAAGAGCTCGAAGACATAATGGAGAGGAAGGCTATGTGCCAACATCATATATAGATGTAACGCtagagaaaaacagcaaaggTGCAGTAACCTATATCTAA
- the FNBP1L gene encoding formin-binding protein 1-like isoform X3, with product MSWGTELWDQFDNLDKHTQWGIDFLEKYAKFVKERIEIEQNYAKQLRNLVKKYCPKRSPKDEEPRFTSCIAFFNILNELNDYAGQREVVAEEMGHRVYGELMRYSHDLKTERKMHLQEGRKAQQYLDMCWKQMDNSKKKFERECREAEKAQQSYERLDNDTNATKADVEKAKQQLNLRTHMADENKNEYAAQLQNFNGEQHKHYYIVIPQIYKQLQEMDERRTIKLSECYKGFADSERKVIPIISKCLEGMILAAKSVDEHRDSQLVIDCFKSGFEPPGDFPFEDYSQNIYRTISDGTISTPKQEGMRIDSKTTVGKAKGKLWLFGKKPKGPALEDFSHLPPEQRRKKLQQRIDELNRELQKETDQKDALIKMKDVYEKNPQMGDPGSLQPKLTETMSNMDRLRMEIHKNEAWLSEVEGKVAARSDRRHSSDINHLVTQGRESPEGSYTDDANQEVRGPPQQHAHPNEFDDEFEDDDPLPAIGHCKAIYPFDGHNEGTLAMKEGEILYIIEEDKGDGWTRARRHNGEEGYVPTSYIDVTLEKNSKGS from the exons gatcaGTTTGATAACTTGGACAAGCATACACAGTGGGGCATTGACTTCTTGGAGAAATATGCGAAATTTGTAAAAGAAAGGATAGAAATTGAGCAAAACTATGCAAAACAACTGAG AAATCTGGTTAAGAAGTACTGTCCTAAACGTTCACCCAAAGATGAGGAACCCAG GTTTACTTCGTGTATTGCCTTTTTTAACATCCTTAATGAGTTGAATGACTACGCAGGACAACGAGAAGTAGTTGCAGAAGAAATGGGACACAGAGTGTACGGAGAATTGATGAGATATTCTCATGATCtaaaaactgagagaaaaatg CATCTTCAGGAAGGGCGAAAGGCTCAACAGTATCTGGACATGTGCTGGAAACAGATGGATAAt AGCAAAAAGAAATTTGAGAGAGAATGCAGAGAGGCAGAGAAGGCACAGCAAAGCTATGAAAGACTGGACAATGACACTAATGCTACAAAGGCTGATGTTGAGAAG GCTAAGCAACAGTTAAACCTGCGCACGCATATGgctgatgaaaacaaaaatgaatatgCTGCACAACTACAGAATTTTAATGGAGAGCAACACAAACACTACTACATTGTCATTCCTCAGATTTATAAG CAACTCCAAGAAATGGATGAAAGAAGGACTATCAAACTTAGTGAATGTTACAAAGGCTTTGCTGACTCTGAGCGCAAGGTTATTCCGATTATCTCTAAATGTCTAGAAGGGATGATCCTTGCAGCAAAATCAGTTGATGAACACAGA GACTCTCAACTAGTGATAGACTGCTTCAAATCCGGTTTTGAACCTCCTGGAGATTTTCCATTTGAAGATTACAGTCAGAATATTTACAGAACCATCTCTGATGGAACCATCAGTACACCAAAGCAGGAAGGAATGAGAATTGATTCAAAAACTACAGTGGGCAAGGCTAAAGGAAAGCTGTGGCTATTTGGAAAGAAGCCAAAG GGCCCTGCACTAGAAGACTTCAGCCATCTCCCTCCGGAGCAAAGACGCAAGAAACTGCAACAGAGAATCGATGAACTCAACAGAgaactccagaaggaaacagaccAAAA AGATGCCCTTATCAAGATGAAGGatgtttatgaaaaaaatccccagatGGGTGATCCAGGCAGTTTGCAACCAAAATTAACTGAGACTATGAGCAACATGGACCGTCTTCGGATGGAAATACACAAGAATGAG gcgTGGCTCTCTGAGGTTGAAGGTAAAGTAGCAGCCAGAAGCGACAGGCGGCACAGCAGTGATATCAACCACCTTGTAACACAGGGCAGAGAGAG CCCTGAAGGGAGTTACACGGATGATGCAAATCAGGAAGTTCGAGGCCCACCACAGCAACATGCACATCCAAACGAGTTTGATGATGAGTTTGAAGATGATGATCCATTACCAGCTATAGGACATTGCAAGGCAATATATCCGTTTGATG GTCATAATGAAGGCACTCTAGCAATGAAAGAAGGGGAAATTTTGTACATTATTGAGGAGGACAAAGGAGATGGGTGGACAAGAGCTCGAAGACATAATGGAGAGGAAGGCTATGTGCCAACATCATATATAGATGTAACGCtagagaaaaacagcaaag GTTCCTGA